A genomic segment from Micromonospora echinaurantiaca encodes:
- a CDS encoding alpha/beta hydrolase fold domain-containing protein — translation MIERGVLLWIHGGGWRARSTEDGAALARYGLRVVPATYRLVDRAHWPAQLDDVRAAARQARAAAGDRPLLVAGDSAGGTLALHLALRGLDRPGDVSAVLAYWPAVDPLAADWRRLRRDDDPWAGLLGHPPAAGDPATVDATVTTHAGNRVPVLLVHGVADRSVPVSQSVDLAAALLAAGHPVHAWITHGGHALDLRRPDLAAVTGAFLDTVLPA, via the coding sequence ATGATCGAACGCGGGGTGCTGCTCTGGATCCACGGCGGCGGTTGGCGGGCCCGCTCGACCGAGGACGGCGCGGCGCTGGCCCGGTACGGGCTGCGGGTGGTGCCGGCGACCTACCGGCTGGTCGACCGGGCGCACTGGCCGGCCCAGCTCGACGACGTACGCGCGGCGGCGCGGCAGGCCCGCGCGGCGGCCGGGGATCGTCCGCTGCTGGTGGCGGGCGACTCGGCGGGCGGTACGCTGGCTCTGCACCTGGCGCTGCGCGGGTTGGACCGGCCGGGCGACGTGTCCGCCGTGCTGGCCTACTGGCCGGCCGTCGACCCGCTGGCCGCGGACTGGCGGCGGCTGCGCCGCGACGACGACCCGTGGGCCGGCCTGCTCGGCCACCCGCCCGCCGCCGGCGACCCGGCCACCGTGGACGCGACCGTGACCACGCACGCCGGCAACCGGGTACCGGTGCTGCTGGTGCACGGCGTCGCCGACCGCTCGGTGCCGGTCAGCCAGTCGGTGGACCTGGCGGCGGCGCTGCTGGCCGCCGGGCACCCGGTGCACGCCTGGATCACCCACGGCGGGCACGCGCTCGACCTGCGCCGGCCGGACCTGGCGGCGGTGACCGGGGCGTTCCTGGACACCGTCCTGCCGGCCTGA
- a CDS encoding lysophospholipid acyltransferase family protein — MPELVYPPVIAAAKTMFRVLDLKITVEGAHHVPRTGGAVLASNHVSYLDFIFCGLGAHPAKRLVRFMAKQSVFTHKVSGPLMRGMRHIPVDRRAGAGSYATAVSALRRGEVVGVFPEATISRSFTVKELKSGATRMAQEAGVPVLPVALWGTQRLWTKGRPRTLTRRHTPITILVGEPMDPAGYPDPNAMTADLKKRLDALVDRAQREYPEAPAGPDDRWWLPAHLGGTAPTPEEAAALDRGDRRTSAA, encoded by the coding sequence ATGCCGGAACTCGTGTACCCGCCCGTGATCGCCGCCGCCAAGACGATGTTCCGGGTCCTCGACCTGAAGATCACCGTCGAGGGCGCCCACCATGTCCCGCGTACCGGCGGGGCGGTGCTGGCCAGCAACCACGTCAGCTACCTCGACTTCATCTTCTGCGGCCTGGGCGCGCACCCGGCGAAGCGGCTGGTCCGCTTCATGGCCAAGCAGTCCGTGTTCACCCACAAGGTGTCCGGCCCGCTGATGCGCGGCATGCGGCACATCCCGGTGGACCGCCGGGCGGGCGCCGGGTCGTACGCGACAGCGGTCAGCGCGCTGCGCCGGGGCGAGGTGGTCGGCGTCTTCCCGGAGGCCACGATCAGCCGCTCGTTCACGGTGAAGGAACTCAAGAGCGGCGCCACCCGGATGGCCCAGGAGGCCGGCGTGCCGGTGCTGCCGGTGGCGCTCTGGGGCACCCAGCGGCTGTGGACCAAGGGCCGGCCGCGCACCCTCACCCGCCGACACACCCCGATCACCATCCTGGTCGGTGAGCCGATGGACCCGGCCGGCTACCCGGACCCGAACGCGATGACCGCCGATCTGAAGAAGCGGCTGGACGCGCTGGTCGACCGGGCCCAGCGGGAGTACCCGGAGGCGCCCGCCGGCCCGGACGACCGCTGGTGGCTCCCCGCCCATCTCGGCGGCACGGCACCCACCCCGGAGGAGGCCGCCGCCCTCGACCGCGGGGACCGCCGCACCTCCGCCGCCTGA
- a CDS encoding cysteine hydrolase family protein, with protein sequence MSRAALVVIDVQESFRQRPIWAYASNPDIVGAVDRLVAAARDRGDLVVWVLHAEPGSGGVFDPANGHVRLIDGLAPAAGEPTLVKTSHNAFTTTNLQQVLTLAGIRDVTVCGIRTEQCVETTARVGCDLGYEMTFVTDATVTFPTPHRDLPETATLAEILADPRTLATDEMIARTEYALAGRFATVRTVAEVTGAVPAGARG encoded by the coding sequence ATGAGCAGAGCAGCACTCGTCGTCATCGACGTCCAGGAGTCCTTCCGGCAGCGCCCGATCTGGGCGTACGCCTCGAACCCCGACATCGTCGGCGCGGTCGACCGTTTGGTCGCCGCGGCGCGGGACCGGGGCGACCTGGTGGTCTGGGTCCTGCACGCCGAACCCGGCAGCGGCGGCGTCTTCGACCCGGCGAACGGGCACGTCCGGCTGATCGACGGGCTGGCGCCGGCGGCGGGGGAGCCGACCCTGGTGAAGACCTCGCACAACGCCTTCACCACCACCAACCTCCAGCAGGTGCTGACCCTGGCCGGCATCCGCGACGTCACCGTCTGCGGGATCCGCACCGAGCAGTGCGTGGAGACCACCGCCCGGGTCGGCTGCGACCTCGGCTACGAGATGACCTTCGTGACCGACGCCACGGTGACCTTCCCGACCCCGCACCGGGACCTGCCGGAGACCGCCACCCTGGCCGAGATCCTCGCCGACCCGCGCACCCTCGCCACCGACGAGATGATCGCCCGCACCGAGTACGCGCTGGCCGGCCGGTTCGCCACCGTCCGGACGGTGGCCGAGGTGACCGGCGCGGTCCCGGCCGGCGCGCGGGGCTGA
- a CDS encoding GlxA family transcriptional regulator: MARVVFLLVPQLHLLDLAGPAQVFSAAADLGYDYRLHYVADRPQVPTVQGVPLVAGLDWPELTRDDLVVVPGWRTSAHGPQGPVGPDDLRRLAEHHARGGTVASVCAGAYALGRAGLLDGRRCTTHHDVQDDLDRRFPAARVVRDVLYVVDDRVVTSAGIASGIDVALHLVATRHGPSAAARIARTMVVYARRNGHEQQASAMMRYRSHLSDAVHRVQDLIDSRFAEPLPLAELAAAGGVAERTLTRLFRQATGLTPLGYQQLLRVERAEHLIGHGSTVEAAARTVGFTDARMLRRLRARATRSPRPPGGSSRPGNGTPPAATRAA, translated from the coding sequence GTGGCCCGGGTCGTCTTCCTGCTCGTCCCGCAGCTGCACCTGCTGGACCTCGCCGGGCCGGCCCAGGTCTTCTCCGCCGCCGCCGACCTCGGGTACGACTACCGGCTGCACTACGTCGCCGACCGGCCGCAGGTGCCGACCGTGCAGGGCGTACCGCTGGTGGCCGGGCTGGACTGGCCCGAGCTGACCCGCGACGACCTGGTGGTCGTACCCGGGTGGCGGACCAGCGCGCACGGCCCGCAGGGGCCGGTCGGGCCGGACGACCTGCGGCGGCTGGCCGAGCACCACGCCCGGGGCGGCACGGTGGCCAGCGTCTGCGCCGGCGCGTACGCCCTGGGCCGGGCCGGCCTGCTCGACGGCCGGCGCTGCACCACCCACCACGACGTGCAGGACGACCTGGACCGGCGGTTCCCGGCGGCCCGGGTGGTCCGCGACGTGCTCTACGTGGTCGACGACCGGGTGGTCACCTCGGCCGGCATCGCCAGCGGCATCGATGTGGCGCTGCACCTGGTGGCCACCCGGCACGGCCCGTCGGCGGCCGCCCGGATCGCCCGGACGATGGTCGTCTACGCCCGCCGCAACGGCCACGAGCAGCAGGCCAGCGCCATGATGCGGTACCGCTCGCACCTGTCCGACGCGGTGCACCGGGTGCAGGATCTGATCGACTCCCGGTTCGCCGAGCCGCTGCCGCTGGCCGAACTGGCCGCCGCCGGCGGGGTCGCCGAGCGCACCCTGACCCGGCTGTTCCGCCAGGCCACCGGGCTGACCCCGCTCGGCTACCAGCAGCTGCTGCGGGTGGAGCGCGCCGAGCACCTGATCGGGCACGGCAGCACCGTGGAGGCGGCGGCCCGCACGGTCGGGTTCACCGACGCCCGCATGCTGCGCCGGCTGCGGGCCCGGGCGACCCGGAGCCCGCGCCCGCCGGGTGGTAGTAGTCGTCCCGGGAACGGAACTCCACCGGCAGCGACCCGGGCAGCGTGA
- a CDS encoding response regulator transcription factor produces MDADPVAPVTGERPVGVAIVDDHPVVVEGVRAWLATEPRLTVLATGDDPDEVLRAAPTADVVLLDLRLHGRMALDKVAELSAAGRRVVVYSEHTDPETMLAALDAGAVAFLAKHEGREHCVATVLAAASDRPYVPPALAGAIVGDARPDRPVLSDKEREALLLWFQSMSKASVARRMRISEHTVKQYVDRARIKYTRAGRPAATKAALLARAIEDGLIRPEEIGIYRSQASYDRPTP; encoded by the coding sequence ATGGACGCAGACCCGGTGGCGCCGGTGACCGGCGAGCGACCGGTGGGCGTGGCGATCGTCGACGACCATCCGGTGGTGGTCGAGGGGGTACGGGCCTGGCTGGCGACCGAGCCCCGGCTGACCGTACTGGCCACCGGCGACGACCCGGACGAGGTGCTGCGGGCCGCCCCGACCGCCGACGTGGTCCTGCTCGACCTGCGACTGCACGGCCGGATGGCGCTGGACAAGGTCGCCGAGCTGAGCGCGGCCGGCCGGCGGGTGGTGGTCTACTCCGAGCACACCGACCCGGAGACCATGCTCGCCGCGCTGGACGCGGGGGCGGTGGCGTTCCTCGCCAAGCACGAGGGCCGGGAGCACTGCGTGGCCACCGTGCTGGCCGCCGCCAGCGACCGCCCGTACGTGCCGCCGGCACTGGCCGGGGCGATCGTCGGCGACGCCCGCCCGGACCGGCCGGTCCTGTCGGACAAGGAACGCGAGGCGCTGCTGCTGTGGTTCCAGTCGATGTCGAAGGCCTCGGTGGCCCGCCGGATGCGGATCAGCGAACACACGGTCAAGCAGTACGTGGACCGGGCGCGGATCAAGTACACCCGGGCGGGGCGGCCGGCTGCCACGAAGGCGGCGCTGCTCGCCCGGGCGATCGAGGACGGCCTCATCCGGCCGGAGGAGATCGGCATCTACCGGTCACAGGCGTCCTACGACCGGCCGACCCCCTAA
- a CDS encoding sensor histidine kinase, protein MSALTTPTPPPALLDNPAGGAFTLIFTTIPALLRLTCGLVGAAVALAVRTPPVEPTLLVPAVAGLTAWSVWYAVRALRHGVTGPLVAGDVALTTATCLAIPVLVAPEVLPGEGSWVAVLASTTVIGAQATAPARWSIPAGLLVAAGYAVGAATAGNPDEASAHAGTLLVQTACAAMMTAVMRRRIGRADRGFAEHQRLTRETLAARTARDAERRQNRDLHDTVLATLTMVGLGAVAGPSAGLRERCAADLRVLTTLAGARSAPDAGPVSLDDRLGVVLRRLPELPVTADLTPCVVPGPVAEAIAESAYAALSNVVRHAPGARATLRLERTAGTVAVEVADDGPGFDPERVPAHRYGLRESVRGRMAGVGGRAIVDSAPGAGTRVRLEWSDVH, encoded by the coding sequence ATGTCGGCCCTTACCACTCCGACCCCGCCGCCGGCCCTGCTGGACAATCCGGCGGGCGGCGCGTTCACGCTCATCTTCACCACGATCCCGGCGCTGCTCCGGCTGACCTGCGGGCTGGTCGGTGCGGCGGTGGCGCTCGCGGTCCGCACCCCGCCGGTCGAGCCGACGCTGCTGGTCCCGGCGGTGGCCGGGCTGACCGCCTGGTCCGTCTGGTACGCCGTGCGCGCGCTGCGGCACGGCGTCACCGGGCCGCTGGTCGCCGGCGACGTGGCGCTGACCACCGCCACCTGCCTGGCGATCCCGGTGCTGGTGGCACCGGAGGTGCTGCCCGGCGAGGGGAGCTGGGTCGCGGTGCTGGCCAGCACCACGGTGATCGGCGCCCAGGCCACCGCGCCCGCGCGTTGGTCGATCCCGGCCGGACTGCTGGTCGCCGCCGGCTACGCGGTCGGTGCGGCCACCGCCGGCAACCCCGACGAGGCGAGTGCGCACGCCGGCACCCTGTTGGTGCAGACGGCCTGCGCAGCGATGATGACCGCGGTGATGCGGCGCCGGATCGGCCGGGCCGACCGCGGCTTCGCCGAGCACCAGCGGTTGACCCGGGAGACGCTGGCCGCCCGGACCGCCCGGGACGCCGAGCGGCGGCAGAACCGGGACCTGCACGACACGGTGCTGGCCACCCTCACCATGGTCGGGCTGGGCGCGGTCGCCGGCCCCTCGGCCGGGCTGCGCGAGCGCTGCGCCGCCGATCTGCGTGTCCTCACCACGCTCGCCGGCGCGCGGTCGGCACCGGACGCCGGGCCGGTGTCGCTGGACGATCGGCTCGGGGTGGTGCTCCGCCGGCTGCCCGAGCTGCCGGTGACCGCCGACCTGACGCCCTGCGTGGTGCCCGGACCGGTCGCCGAGGCGATCGCCGAGAGCGCGTACGCCGCGCTGTCCAACGTGGTCCGGCACGCGCCCGGCGCCCGCGCCACGCTCCGGCTGGAGCGGACGGCCGGCACCGTCGCGGTCGAGGTCGCCGACGACGGCCCCGGCTTCGACCCGGAGCGGGTGCCGGCCCACCGGTACGGCCTGCGGGAGTCGGTGCGCGGCCGGATGGCGGGCGTGGGCGGGCGGGCCATCGTCGACTCCGCGCCAGGCGCCGGCACCCGGGTCCGGCTGGAGTGGTCCGATGTCCACTGA
- a CDS encoding class I SAM-dependent methyltransferase codes for MPDHRPPEPHIVRYYTDVFVEADRLSRAPHGRLEALRTRDLLAQLLPPAPAMVLDVGGGPGAYAGWLADAGYQVHLVDLVPAHAAAARHVHPAVTVAVGDARRLPLAGRCADATLLLGPLYHLTERADRVAALGEALRVTRPGGVVVTATISRHAPLMDLIRQGRVDDRTRPALLATYGSGVNDPVSGFTTAYFHRPAELVDEFRAAGLPGPELYGVEGPLWPLLPLAGGAETDGRLFAEVLRCAALVERDPEVLGASAHLLAAARVPRG; via the coding sequence ATGCCGGACCATCGACCTCCAGAGCCGCACATCGTGCGCTACTACACGGACGTCTTCGTCGAGGCGGACCGGCTGTCCCGTGCACCACACGGGCGGCTGGAGGCGCTGCGTACCCGCGACCTGCTGGCCCAGCTGCTGCCGCCGGCGCCCGCGATGGTGCTCGACGTCGGCGGTGGCCCCGGCGCGTACGCCGGCTGGCTGGCCGACGCCGGGTACCAGGTGCACCTGGTCGACCTCGTTCCGGCGCACGCGGCGGCGGCCCGCCACGTGCATCCGGCGGTGACCGTGGCGGTCGGTGACGCGCGGCGGCTACCGCTGGCCGGCCGGTGCGCCGACGCGACCCTGCTGCTCGGGCCGCTCTACCACCTCACCGAACGCGCCGACCGGGTGGCCGCGCTGGGTGAGGCGCTGCGGGTGACCCGGCCGGGTGGCGTGGTGGTCACCGCGACGATCAGCCGACACGCCCCACTGATGGACCTGATCCGGCAGGGTCGGGTCGACGATCGCACCCGTCCCGCCCTGCTCGCCACCTACGGCTCCGGCGTCAACGATCCGGTCTCCGGTTTCACCACCGCCTACTTCCATCGCCCCGCGGAGCTGGTTGACGAGTTCCGCGCCGCCGGCCTGCCCGGGCCGGAGCTGTACGGCGTCGAGGGACCGCTCTGGCCGCTGCTGCCGCTGGCCGGCGGTGCGGAGACCGACGGCAGGCTCTTCGCCGAGGTGCTGCGTTGCGCGGCCCTCGTCGAACGCGATCCCGAGGTGCTCGGCGCCAGCGCGCACCTGCTGGCCGCGGCGCGGGTGCCGCGAGGTTGA
- a CDS encoding alpha/beta fold hydrolase has translation MTNTHTLETAEVDIVYDVRGPLPPADGRPPLFMIGQPMEANGFATLASYFPDRTVVTYDPRGLGRSRRKDGRDDNDPTVQATDVHAVIEALGAGPVEMFASSGGAVTALALVAAFPHDVTTLVAHEPPLISLLPDAEAAVRARDGVRDVYQAKGSNAGMAAFIAMTSWQGEFTADYFAQPAPDPGQFGMPSEDDGSRDDPLLSDRSWAVSSYRPDLAALAAAPTRVLIAVGEETGDVLTGRTAGATAELLGQRTVVFPSHHGGFLGGEFGYAGQPEAFAAKLREVLDNA, from the coding sequence ATGACGAACACGCACACACTGGAGACCGCCGAGGTCGACATCGTCTACGACGTGCGCGGCCCACTGCCGCCGGCCGACGGACGCCCACCGCTGTTCATGATCGGCCAGCCGATGGAGGCCAACGGCTTCGCCACCCTGGCGTCGTACTTCCCCGACCGCACGGTGGTCACGTACGACCCGCGCGGGCTCGGCCGCAGCCGCCGCAAGGACGGCCGGGACGACAACGACCCCACCGTCCAGGCCACCGACGTGCACGCCGTCATCGAGGCGCTGGGAGCCGGGCCGGTCGAGATGTTCGCCAGCAGCGGCGGCGCGGTGACCGCGCTGGCGCTGGTGGCTGCCTTTCCCCACGATGTGACCACCCTGGTGGCCCACGAGCCACCACTGATCTCCCTGCTGCCCGATGCCGAGGCCGCCGTACGCGCCCGCGACGGCGTTCGGGACGTGTACCAGGCCAAGGGGTCGAACGCCGGCATGGCGGCCTTCATCGCCATGACGTCCTGGCAAGGCGAGTTCACCGCCGACTACTTCGCCCAGCCCGCACCGGACCCGGGCCAGTTCGGGATGCCCAGTGAGGACGACGGCTCCCGGGACGATCCGCTCCTGTCGGACCGGTCCTGGGCGGTCAGCAGCTACCGTCCCGACCTGGCCGCGCTGGCCGCGGCGCCGACCCGCGTCCTGATCGCCGTCGGCGAGGAGACCGGGGACGTCCTCACCGGACGCACCGCGGGGGCCACCGCCGAACTGCTCGGCCAGCGGACGGTCGTGTTCCCCAGCCACCACGGGGGCTTCCTCGGCGGCGAGTTCGGCTACGCCGGCCAACCCGAGGCGTTCGCCGCCAAGCTGCGCGAGGTCCTCGACAACGCGTGA
- a CDS encoding PLP-dependent cysteine synthase family protein has translation MTDPDGSTHAETRRWAQQALARLREEAAAEPPIPLRRYPLPESWRVSLYFRDESLRPTGSLKHRLVRRLMEDAVVRGDIRQGSTVVAASAGNAAIATAYFAQLIGVPFIAVVPGRTSPAKRQRIERYGGRCQAFDPPAAIYDEAVRLAAEVDGHYLDHLASAAQAEDWRGPDSVGAALLAQVRTQEGQAAAWVVMGAGTGSTSATVGRHIRYHCHPTRLALVDPENSAYWPSWVTGYDGYGTGMPSRIEGIGRPRVEPAFRPEVIDLAMPVPDAASLAAMRHLAATTGWSVGPSTGSNFWGALRIAHRMRQGGESGSIATLICDGADAYRGTYYDGGWIRQRSLDPTPYTETIDRFLTDGRWAEPS, from the coding sequence GTGACTGATCCTGACGGCTCGACCCACGCTGAAACCCGCCGATGGGCGCAGCAGGCGTTGGCGCGGCTGCGCGAGGAGGCCGCCGCGGAGCCGCCCATTCCGTTGCGCCGCTACCCGCTGCCGGAGTCGTGGCGGGTCTCGCTGTACTTCCGGGACGAGTCGCTGCGTCCCACCGGGAGCCTCAAGCACCGCCTGGTCCGGCGGCTGATGGAAGACGCGGTCGTCCGGGGCGACATCCGGCAGGGCAGCACAGTCGTGGCGGCGAGCGCCGGTAACGCCGCGATCGCCACCGCCTACTTCGCCCAGCTGATCGGCGTACCGTTCATCGCCGTCGTGCCGGGCCGGACCTCGCCGGCGAAACGGCAACGGATCGAGCGTTACGGCGGCCGCTGCCAGGCGTTCGATCCGCCCGCCGCAATCTACGACGAGGCGGTCCGGCTCGCCGCCGAGGTCGACGGCCACTACCTCGACCACCTCGCCTCGGCGGCGCAGGCGGAGGACTGGCGCGGCCCGGACAGCGTCGGGGCGGCCCTGTTGGCGCAGGTCCGCACGCAGGAGGGCCAGGCTGCCGCGTGGGTGGTCATGGGCGCCGGCACCGGATCGACCAGCGCCACGGTGGGGCGGCACATCCGCTACCACTGCCATCCCACCCGGCTGGCGCTGGTGGACCCGGAAAACTCGGCGTACTGGCCCAGTTGGGTCACCGGCTACGACGGCTACGGCACCGGAATGCCGTCCCGGATCGAGGGCATCGGCCGGCCCCGGGTGGAGCCGGCGTTCCGGCCCGAGGTCATCGACCTGGCGATGCCCGTACCGGATGCGGCGAGCCTCGCCGCCATGCGTCACCTGGCGGCGACCACCGGTTGGTCGGTGGGCCCCTCCACGGGCAGCAACTTCTGGGGTGCCCTGCGCATCGCCCACCGCATGCGGCAGGGCGGCGAGTCAGGCAGCATAGCCACGCTGATCTGCGACGGCGCCGACGCCTACCGCGGCACCTACTACGACGGCGGCTGGATCCGGCAGAGGTCACTCGATCCGACCCCGTACACCGAGACGATCGACCGCTTCCTCACCGACGGCCGGTGGGCCGAGCCCTCCTGA
- a CDS encoding GntR family transcriptional regulator: protein MTSPLSNVPLYRQLADLLAKQIEEGKLRPGQPLPSELHLQQTYGVARGTVRMAMRELRDRGLVVTVHARGTFVAERAD from the coding sequence ATGACGAGCCCGCTGTCCAACGTGCCGCTCTATCGGCAGTTGGCGGACCTGCTCGCCAAGCAGATCGAAGAAGGCAAGCTGCGGCCGGGGCAGCCGCTGCCCAGCGAGCTCCACTTGCAGCAGACGTACGGCGTAGCCCGTGGGACCGTGCGGATGGCCATGCGTGAGCTGCGCGATCGGGGACTCGTCGTCACGGTGCACGCCCGGGGAACCTTCGTCGCCGAGCGGGCCGACTGA
- a CDS encoding dihydrofolate reductase family protein — protein sequence MGELVVVENVTLDGVMQAPGGADEDTRGGFRHGGWAHPYADQVMAETMSKGMSDDGVMLFGRRTYEQFHGFWSKQTDSNPYTEVLNRKHKYVASRTLAEPLPWQNSSLLAADVTQAVAALKRDVEGDLVVLGSGELVRSLARAGLVDVYTLSIHPLVLGTGRKLFAEGEVAYGTLELVETVPTTTGVIIATYRPTA from the coding sequence ATGGGCGAGCTGGTGGTCGTTGAGAACGTGACGCTCGACGGGGTGATGCAGGCACCGGGCGGGGCCGACGAGGATACGCGGGGCGGCTTCCGGCACGGCGGTTGGGCGCACCCGTATGCCGACCAGGTGATGGCCGAGACGATGAGCAAGGGCATGAGCGACGACGGCGTGATGCTGTTCGGCCGCCGCACCTACGAGCAGTTCCACGGCTTCTGGTCGAAGCAGACTGACAGCAACCCGTACACCGAGGTGCTCAACCGCAAGCACAAGTACGTCGCCTCACGCACCTTGGCCGAGCCGCTGCCGTGGCAGAACTCCTCCCTGCTGGCGGCCGACGTGACGCAAGCCGTGGCCGCGCTCAAGCGGGACGTCGAAGGCGACCTGGTCGTGCTCGGCAGCGGCGAGCTGGTGCGGTCACTGGCCAGGGCGGGCCTCGTCGACGTCTACACGCTGTCGATCCACCCGCTCGTGCTGGGTACCGGCCGCAAGCTGTTCGCCGAGGGGGAGGTCGCGTACGGCACCTTGGAGCTGGTCGAGACCGTGCCGACGACGACCGGCGTGATCATCGCGACGTACCGCCCGACCGCCTGA
- a CDS encoding winged helix-turn-helix transcriptional regulator has product MPDQRGTTRRPEPDCPVEVALAAVSGRWATLVLRELMHGPRSFGRLQAALPDLSAKVLSERLAALTRQGLVERERSRTFPPSTCYRLTRAGTELRPLLVELYRTGDALLRERA; this is encoded by the coding sequence GTGCCGGACCAGCGAGGCACCACCCGTCGGCCGGAGCCCGACTGCCCCGTCGAAGTCGCGCTGGCCGCGGTGAGCGGCCGGTGGGCCACCCTGGTGCTGCGGGAATTGATGCACGGCCCCCGATCGTTCGGCCGTCTTCAGGCAGCGCTGCCCGACCTGAGCGCCAAGGTGCTCAGCGAGCGGCTCGCAGCGCTGACCCGGCAGGGCCTGGTCGAGCGCGAGCGCTCCCGCACCTTCCCGCCGAGTACCTGCTACCGCCTCACCCGCGCCGGTACGGAGCTGCGCCCGCTGCTCGTCGAGCTCTACCGGACCGGGGACGCGCTCCTGCGCGAGCGGGCGTGA
- a CDS encoding YybH family protein, producing the protein MAHDLNTHSKSVPLSDNAAQHPSVFARAFNSRDVAAVEQVYEPGGVLVTVPGQPVTGAARIAANQRFLDLGLPIEVRPRHVYVADDIALLIVDWTIDGTDCDGRPVHIEGTATDVARRGPDGRWRYIIDNPFGTAEPETHHG; encoded by the coding sequence ATGGCTCACGATCTCAACACCCACTCCAAGAGTGTCCCGCTCAGCGACAACGCTGCCCAGCACCCGTCGGTGTTCGCCCGCGCCTTCAACTCGCGGGACGTCGCGGCGGTCGAGCAGGTCTACGAACCCGGAGGCGTACTCGTCACCGTCCCGGGCCAGCCCGTCACCGGCGCCGCCCGGATCGCGGCCAATCAGCGCTTCCTCGATCTCGGGCTCCCCATCGAGGTGCGGCCCCGCCACGTCTACGTGGCCGACGACATCGCCCTGCTCATCGTCGACTGGACCATTGACGGCACCGATTGCGACGGCCGACCCGTACACATTGAAGGCACCGCCACCGATGTCGCCCGCCGCGGCCCCGACGGCCGCTGGCGGTACATCATCGACAACCCGTTCGGCACCGCCGAACCGGAGACTCACCACGGTTAG
- a CDS encoding GrpB family protein: MKDDAPVVEVVPHDPAWSGRFTVEQRLLSEALPAALSVEHFGSTSIPGLAAKPIIDILAVVPEVDAVVADLRPLEQLGYVYRPMAFPEDDDHLFFAKDTAGKRSHHLHVFGVTSLIPEANRVFRAYLAANPDAARRYEAAKRRAAQLHPHSRAQYGAAKEEVMTQLLAEAHLWRRAARHQSAEG; the protein is encoded by the coding sequence GTGAAGGACGATGCGCCCGTAGTCGAGGTGGTGCCTCACGACCCGGCCTGGTCGGGGCGATTCACGGTCGAACAACGGCTGTTGTCGGAGGCGCTGCCTGCGGCGCTGAGCGTCGAGCACTTCGGGTCCACCAGCATCCCCGGATTAGCGGCCAAGCCCATCATTGACATCCTGGCGGTAGTGCCTGAGGTCGATGCGGTCGTCGCCGACCTCCGGCCACTCGAGCAGTTGGGGTACGTCTACCGTCCGATGGCCTTCCCGGAGGACGATGATCACTTGTTCTTCGCGAAGGACACCGCGGGGAAGCGAAGCCACCACCTGCACGTCTTCGGCGTCACGTCGCTGATACCAGAAGCGAATCGAGTCTTTCGCGCCTACCTCGCGGCCAACCCCGACGCTGCCCGCCGCTATGAGGCGGCAAAGAGGCGTGCGGCCCAGTTGCATCCCCACAGCCGGGCCCAGTACGGCGCCGCGAAGGAAGAAGTGATGACGCAGTTGTTGGCTGAGGCCCACCTGTGGAGGCGAGCGGCAAGGCACCAGTCGGCAGAGGGCTAG
- a CDS encoding tyrosine-type recombinase/integrase translates to MLDKLADLRRRQEQGQNLAAAPRTVGEWLDESLLMKKRDGTRPSTLQGYRKLIENHVRPSLGRLALDKLPPTVIRRLLGQEDRRRSLGNDGSAHPRADPKLTR, encoded by the coding sequence GTGCTCGACAAGCTGGCCGACCTTCGCCGCCGCCAGGAGCAGGGGCAGAACCTCGCCGCCGCGCCCCGGACGGTCGGGGAGTGGCTGGACGAGTCGCTACTGATGAAGAAGCGGGACGGTACGCGCCCGTCCACGTTGCAGGGCTACCGGAAGCTCATCGAGAACCACGTCCGCCCGTCGCTCGGCCGGCTGGCACTCGACAAGCTGCCGCCGACCGTCATCCGCCGCCTGTTGGGCCAAGAAGACCGACGGCGGTCTCTCGGCAACGACGGTTCGGCACATCCACGGGCTGATCCGAAACTCACTCGGTGA